A DNA window from Flammeovirga agarivorans contains the following coding sequences:
- a CDS encoding caspase family protein: MRTIIINVLLFLLVSNNILAQQSQYRGMVINNKTEGREAKVESNTYALVIGTDIYNDYPNLYNPIKDAKGVGEVLDKGYGFKVTYLENPSSNQVLSTLRTYHNKLKKDDRFLLYVAGHGDYDSVYFNQAYLILRHSKKTDMNRLTHLPFHTVSKMSEKLPAQQVLIIADVCYGGAFNNQLLRKVSSGYSTHHVSASKFLEDQLKHKNRCVLSSGRLTPVADGRPGEHSPFAKMLIHTLENHQEDSIVTASDIKNELATLSSKPTLGYFGDNLSVSEFVFKSESKKASSEELLALAKDEYQSVLMNLTENQWSTGIAPKKKLQHILSLLQESSQLGHPEASFWIALIEKKYQVNHLSDNQIELYAKQAVDLFKTEIQNGDNIHEGMLAILQSENIYRHSSDEDVKKWFKSSMASEDPLSFYYAGKYCLKHRQLKRAYQFYKEGAGNDDALCQFELAKLKYTRKNDLFALGLETDDYIDWLKKASNNGLRIANEVLISIGQIE, encoded by the coding sequence ATGAGAACAATTATTATTAATGTTCTTTTGTTTTTGCTAGTATCTAATAATATTCTTGCTCAACAATCACAATACCGAGGTATGGTGATAAATAACAAAACAGAAGGTAGAGAAGCGAAAGTAGAATCAAATACTTATGCTCTCGTTATCGGAACAGATATCTATAATGATTACCCGAATCTATACAACCCAATAAAAGATGCAAAAGGTGTTGGAGAAGTTCTAGATAAAGGATATGGATTTAAAGTAACATACTTAGAAAATCCGTCTTCCAATCAGGTATTAAGTACATTAAGGACTTATCATAATAAACTAAAAAAAGATGATCGTTTCTTGCTATATGTTGCAGGACATGGCGATTATGATTCTGTGTATTTTAATCAAGCTTATTTGATTTTAAGACATAGCAAAAAAACAGATATGAACAGACTTACGCATTTACCGTTTCATACGGTAAGTAAGATGTCTGAAAAGTTACCCGCTCAGCAGGTACTTATTATTGCAGATGTTTGTTATGGTGGTGCATTTAATAATCAGTTATTAAGAAAGGTGAGTAGTGGTTATAGCACCCATCATGTTTCTGCATCAAAATTCTTAGAAGACCAACTAAAACATAAAAATAGATGTGTTTTAAGTTCTGGAAGATTAACCCCTGTAGCAGATGGTAGACCAGGAGAGCATTCACCATTTGCAAAGATGTTGATTCACACATTAGAGAATCACCAAGAGGACAGTATTGTTACAGCATCAGATATTAAAAATGAACTTGCAACGCTATCTTCAAAACCAACTTTAGGTTACTTCGGAGATAATTTATCTGTTTCAGAGTTCGTCTTTAAATCAGAGTCAAAAAAAGCTTCTTCAGAAGAACTATTGGCATTAGCTAAAGATGAATATCAAAGTGTTTTGATGAACCTAACAGAGAACCAGTGGAGTACAGGTATAGCTCCAAAGAAGAAGCTACAACATATTTTATCTTTACTACAAGAATCCAGTCAGTTAGGACATCCTGAAGCTTCTTTTTGGATTGCGTTGATAGAGAAAAAATATCAAGTGAATCATTTGAGTGATAATCAGATTGAATTATATGCAAAACAAGCCGTAGACCTATTTAAAACTGAAATTCAAAATGGGGATAATATTCATGAAGGAATGTTGGCAATACTTCAATCCGAAAATATCTATAGACATTCCTCAGATGAAGACGTAAAGAAATGGTTCAAGTCATCTATGGCCTCTGAAGATCCTTTGAGTTTTTATTATGCAGGTAAGTATTGTTTAAAACACAGGCAACTAAAAAGAGCATATCAATTCTATAAAGAAGGGGCTGGTAATGATGATGCTCTTTGTCAATTCGAATTAGCAAAATTAAAATATACTAGAAAAAATGACCTTTTTGCTTTAGGCTTGGAAACTGACGATTATATCGATTGGTTGAAAAAAGCATCAAATAATGGGTTGAGAATTGCAAATGAGGTTTTAATATCTATTGGACAAATAGAATAG
- a CDS encoding DMT family transporter → MNSTNKGKYYFFLIFTTFVWGINFHISQVALKYTSPMVTGTYRYFLGAICLIGFAFIKKPSKEDVSRAISNWKSIIFLGVIGAFLYNVLFLEGIKSTSAFNGVLIIGLTPLNTALISIPMLGTRLKRKEMISILFGFIGILLVISKGDINTIRSFSFSKGDLYILAANISFSFANVYIKKYLNNISPLWLTNLVTIVACICFMIYTLSFETISFPTTQEYLWSILFMGVLSTAIAGAFWIISIKEMGAETSTLFMNLVPVFGTSASFILGEEIVGAQIFGGFFVITGLLINSIKIKRKKSTAQSVSTF, encoded by the coding sequence ATGAACTCAACTAATAAAGGCAAATATTACTTCTTTCTCATCTTCACTACGTTTGTATGGGGAATTAACTTCCATATTAGTCAGGTGGCCTTAAAATACACCTCTCCTATGGTCACAGGTACTTATAGATACTTCTTAGGTGCTATCTGTTTGATTGGTTTCGCTTTTATCAAAAAGCCATCAAAAGAGGATGTATCAAGAGCAATCAGCAACTGGAAATCGATTATATTTTTGGGTGTAATTGGGGCATTTCTATACAATGTTCTTTTTCTTGAAGGAATTAAATCTACTTCTGCATTTAATGGCGTGTTGATTATAGGACTCACTCCTTTAAACACCGCTTTGATATCAATCCCAATGTTGGGAACGAGGTTAAAGAGAAAGGAAATGATTAGTATACTATTTGGTTTTATAGGTATCCTTCTGGTTATATCAAAAGGTGATATCAATACTATAAGATCTTTCTCATTCTCAAAAGGAGATTTATACATCCTTGCTGCCAATATAAGTTTCTCATTTGCTAATGTTTATATCAAGAAATACTTAAATAACATCTCTCCATTGTGGTTAACGAATTTAGTCACAATTGTTGCCTGTATTTGCTTCATGATATATACACTTTCTTTCGAGACTATATCATTCCCTACTACTCAAGAGTATTTGTGGAGTATTCTTTTTATGGGAGTATTATCTACAGCAATAGCAGGAGCATTTTGGATTATTTCTATCAAAGAAATGGGTGCAGAGACCAGTACTTTATTTATGAATTTAGTCCCTGTTTTTGGAACTAGTGCTTCATTTATTTTAGGAGAAGAAATAGTTGGTGCTCAGATATTTGGCGGATTTTTTGTTATCACAGGATTATTAATTAATAGTATTAAGATAAAACGAAAAAAAAGTACTGCACAATCTGTGAGTACTTTTTGA